The following are encoded in a window of Streptomyces sp. 11x1 genomic DNA:
- a CDS encoding aromatic acid exporter family protein, whose product MEWTGRVMRATRRRGAAAVRTVRLAWAGPGRERDLVAQAGKAALAAWLAWAVVGWWLAAPMAFVAPWVAVVLVESTVFRSLAHGLQQLGAIAVGTVVATGVALAVDHTLVTTALVLPTVLVLGQWQRLGSQGVYAATGALFVLTGGQVTVAASAARIAEAVFGAVVGVAVNALIRPPVYLRDTRAALRDAAREAEAILDAVAEGLAAGKWEGHQAGEWHERALRLGRLVDQARQAIGWSKESMRVNPWGRRRHAVAPPGKAYADALAVLDHVAVHTSGVTRTVWEVSDGGGKAARPAEAIARPYADFLYRTARAVSLYGRTRFAQGGHDDAGAEELREVVGELHRTLDDFRGRLPAVADDPDALVTYGTLLAQAHRLADQLVPH is encoded by the coding sequence ATGGAGTGGACCGGCAGGGTGATGCGGGCGACACGGCGGCGTGGCGCGGCGGCCGTACGGACGGTGCGGTTGGCGTGGGCCGGACCGGGGCGTGAACGGGATCTGGTGGCGCAGGCCGGCAAGGCGGCGCTGGCCGCCTGGTTGGCGTGGGCGGTCGTGGGCTGGTGGCTCGCGGCTCCCATGGCGTTCGTGGCGCCCTGGGTGGCGGTCGTCCTGGTGGAGTCCACGGTGTTCCGGTCGCTCGCCCACGGGTTGCAGCAGCTCGGGGCCATCGCGGTGGGCACGGTGGTGGCCACCGGCGTGGCCCTGGCAGTGGACCACACGCTGGTCACGACGGCCCTGGTGCTGCCGACGGTGCTGGTGCTGGGCCAGTGGCAACGGCTGGGGAGCCAGGGCGTCTACGCCGCCACGGGCGCGCTCTTCGTGCTGACCGGCGGCCAGGTCACCGTCGCCGCGTCGGCCGCCCGCATCGCGGAGGCGGTCTTCGGCGCGGTGGTGGGTGTCGCGGTCAACGCGCTGATCAGGCCCCCGGTGTATCTGCGCGACACTCGCGCCGCGCTCCGGGACGCGGCCCGGGAGGCCGAGGCGATCCTGGACGCGGTCGCGGAAGGGCTGGCCGCCGGGAAGTGGGAAGGGCACCAGGCGGGGGAGTGGCACGAGCGCGCACTGCGGCTCGGGCGGCTGGTCGACCAGGCGCGGCAGGCCATCGGCTGGAGCAAGGAGAGCATGCGGGTCAACCCATGGGGGCGCCGCAGGCACGCCGTCGCCCCGCCCGGCAAGGCGTACGCCGACGCACTGGCCGTGCTCGACCATGTGGCCGTCCACACCTCGGGCGTGACCCGGACGGTGTGGGAGGTCTCCGACGGCGGGGGGAAGGCCGCGCGTCCGGCCGAGGCGATCGCCCGGCCCTACGCGGACTTCCTGTACCGCACCGCCCGCGCCGTCAGCCTCTACGGACGGACCCGGTTCGCCCAGGGCGGTCACGACGACGCCGGCGCGGAGGAGCTGCGCGAGGTCGTCGGGGAACTCCACCGCACCCTCGACGACTTCCGCGGCCGGCTGCCCGCCGTCGCCGACGACCCCGACGCGCTGGTGACGTACGGGACGCTGCTGGCCCAGGCCCACCGCCTGGCCGATCAGCTCGTCCCGCACTGA
- a CDS encoding AAA family ATPase: MSNYSDSKRDLDNYLTARVPVVGLRTIEQARALRMLKEVATQPRRANQQFWIHTRATGLRDLRSGAAVLDDRSLTGAMDFAAAQFAARPHATLVLVDPGELESDTPFTRNVAELARIADTHAGCVVLITDNPIWSGLQRLGMSLQLDLPNADEMYATISGFLTDHRGVVSIAWTEHDARRAAEFLQGVTEGEAVNLMATLIAKGSVEAADVLTLASSKDRIFNNLAGLERLALKDVDYSVGGLTNLRGWLERKHRLIHTDLRGTQLRPPRGVLLVGVPGCGKSLSAKAIAQQWRLPLYRLDMAGIHGRYLGESEGRMREALDAADRVAPCILWIDEIEKGLAGSHDSSGVQQRIIGQFLFWLQESDSRVFVVATANDVRSLPPELLRKGRFDELFFVDLPDDQDRREIIALYYRRYVKAEPHPDQLDRLVDLSEGFAGSDIESALHDVGAEVLLGGGVERLDASFVEDTFANTAPLSRSNPEQIEEIRAWGRERAVPAGRSGPATTTPGAGTARRVVVLGDT, from the coding sequence ATGTCGAACTACTCCGACAGCAAGCGTGATCTGGACAACTACCTCACCGCCCGGGTGCCCGTCGTCGGACTGCGCACCATCGAACAGGCCCGCGCCCTGCGCATGCTCAAGGAGGTGGCGACCCAGCCGAGACGCGCGAACCAGCAGTTCTGGATCCACACCAGAGCCACCGGACTGCGTGATCTGCGGTCGGGAGCGGCCGTCCTCGACGACCGGTCGCTGACCGGCGCCATGGACTTCGCCGCCGCCCAGTTCGCCGCCCGCCCCCACGCCACCCTCGTCCTGGTCGACCCCGGCGAGCTGGAGTCCGACACCCCCTTCACCCGTAACGTCGCCGAACTGGCCAGGATCGCCGACACCCACGCCGGATGCGTCGTCCTCATCACGGACAACCCGATCTGGAGCGGTCTGCAACGACTCGGTATGAGCCTGCAGTTGGACCTGCCGAACGCCGACGAGATGTACGCCACCATCAGCGGCTTCCTCACCGACCACCGGGGCGTGGTCTCCATCGCCTGGACCGAGCACGACGCCCGCCGGGCCGCCGAGTTCCTCCAGGGCGTCACCGAGGGCGAGGCGGTGAACCTCATGGCCACCCTGATCGCCAAGGGGTCCGTGGAGGCCGCCGACGTGCTGACCCTCGCCAGTTCCAAGGACCGCATCTTCAACAACCTCGCCGGACTCGAACGTCTCGCCCTCAAGGACGTCGACTACTCCGTCGGCGGCCTCACCAACCTGCGCGGCTGGCTGGAGCGCAAACACCGGCTCATCCACACCGACCTGCGCGGCACCCAGCTGCGCCCGCCGCGCGGTGTCCTGCTGGTCGGCGTCCCGGGCTGCGGGAAGTCCCTGTCGGCGAAGGCCATCGCCCAGCAGTGGCGGCTGCCGCTGTACCGGCTGGACATGGCCGGCATCCACGGCCGGTACCTGGGCGAGTCCGAAGGACGGATGCGCGAGGCGCTGGACGCCGCCGACCGGGTCGCTCCCTGCATCCTGTGGATCGACGAGATCGAGAAGGGGCTGGCCGGCAGCCACGACAGCTCCGGCGTCCAGCAGCGCATCATCGGGCAGTTCCTGTTCTGGCTCCAGGAGTCCGACTCCCGGGTCTTCGTGGTCGCCACCGCCAACGACGTGCGCAGCCTGCCGCCCGAACTGCTGCGCAAGGGACGCTTCGACGAACTGTTCTTCGTGGACCTGCCGGACGACCAGGACCGCAGGGAGATCATCGCCCTCTACTACCGGCGCTACGTCAAGGCCGAACCCCACCCGGACCAGCTCGACCGGCTCGTCGACCTCTCCGAGGGCTTCGCCGGCTCCGACATCGAGTCGGCCCTCCACGACGTGGGCGCCGAGGTCCTGCTCGGCGGCGGGGTGGAGCGGCTCGACGCGTCGTTCGTCGAGGACACCTTCGCCAACACGGCCCCCCTCAGCCGCAGCAACCCCGAACAGATCGAGGAGATCCGCGCCTGGGGCCGGGAACGCGCGGTACCCGCAGGACGGTCCGGCCCGGCCACCACCACCCCCGGAGCGGGCACCGCGCGCAGGGTGGTCGTCCTCGGCGACACCTGA
- a CDS encoding CHAT domain-containing protein, which produces MSDRFARIDLVVQFLEAAEDALEGEGREHVVDLLDEVERNLTELTDSATGPAELRLLLGMSADAARLRYAYGQAPADLDDTIARLDLVHSLATEAYSSTGPGTPPDRADLVLVRRELALDLAERWRTNEPGTRRSADADRVVELLGPILGGPDVRHLPDATLCRAVLGLVLSDRCRCPDHDSPERLADRRAAVGLLRSAHDSGDLDADLRPDVAFDLAMLSLLELGDRYEQSTPSDTQPPDPAAEFGGVLDVLRPLLSDPGPGGGDAAELGADACDALTQYDSGQRAQSIAVDWYRTALAHPALPEEASHRIATNLGLALAERSERNRAAQHPDDPAPAHDRAEAGALWEQALTRLPGTGEARVACLAGIVDLLWIELSNGLLDDDGVDRLAARARELASLVAPDDTDRAELVLKTAITLNQRAIDRGTPYAYDLSNNALTTGTADPALSPAQAEPRMVADLREAIGLLRTATGLYHHEDELHLAAQCVLGVALLLDFACALPQVRHESLRDALRILRVVLERAPADSEFRDENLHASFRTAMLYRVWYTDPFTAPQDSGNRPVPDVTGFPTVEDDLHLLAGLLDPAATEQEPYFVFLSVMVGFLRSPDGMPSAADCRVWSDRLRRAAPLLEPEAWGLRAVMLAVAGTLGLVLDRSGEAALTDRATTTATLRQARALLPPGSATRVMIDQALRQGAVADFRTLLGTLFPAAARRQRADAAPGTRPESPAPGASGPAEPQEDEGALTPPTIDPAATVLLGDGTPDPFALPSGRVAEILGGDEAPASAAVAAARALLHYRRWLRERDGQDLTSAIALVRRALSTPDTAGDATAATHATTSGDGNGNGNGNGNGNEHGATTASPALADRCAEFLAHLLLDRHVLLGDHADLDAAVHEYDVLLDRTPEHLVRPPLHTVLAEAGDPRVPPHIFRAAEPTGGHAPFRGELLSAAGTAWLLLARSRRRPSPTLAADAVRAWQEAGRTLPADHPRMPAVRTELAAHALREARETGNTEAVEAAVGALVEAATACPAGSPHRPALRLRAAAALARRTTVAGQAAPDRLDALGRGIALLRGAAAEGPHEFHGSRGRCLYGLGTLLLTRHLESGRREELEEAVAVLREARVVLNASPGDPFAIALIRTIALAHRAFGPQEAEHRRQSRETGRSALTAYGRSVLLQSGADHGLEAARAIAPDMLRLVRWSLTDGLPEAAFEALELGRGLVLNATTMNVTVPDLLREAGHTELADAWVRAAVDSGRLSEVPDDLRRRVLEALAGGAAEKRLLSAPRPGVLGRTLRRMGTDALVYLVPGEDGACGHAVIVTATGVVRSLRLPGLTSVPTGPVGAYDAALQAFQEEGRREPPAPHHPLVMHERRRKALLLLEGRWRSALGRLCSWAGEVAMEPLLAAAEAWWPGRVPRIVLAPVGPLGIVPWHAARRPVSTASTPGGRGAAKAGHACERAVISYCASARQLIEVADRPTAVIGRGAVAVVVDPDGSPTMHREAALVVSLHPRVTVIGGMGGGPGTGGAALPPEPRSLEPFLPGRGPSPTALLHVNCHADTGTTSNDSVLKLDATHTVSVQDLLTGAAGRDPAMPGGTVLLANCTSDLTLSDHDEALTLATAFLGAGATAVVGSRWAIADDPRTTLLVLLVHHHMKQGTPPRDALRAAQLWMLDPDRVLPAELSACEALLTDTTTGPPDELEIWASFTHHGQ; this is translated from the coding sequence ATGTCGGATCGTTTCGCTCGGATCGACCTCGTCGTACAGTTCCTCGAAGCGGCCGAGGACGCTTTGGAGGGGGAAGGCCGGGAGCACGTCGTGGACCTCCTCGACGAGGTGGAGCGGAACCTGACGGAGCTGACCGACTCCGCCACCGGCCCGGCCGAACTCCGGCTGCTGCTCGGGATGTCCGCCGACGCGGCCAGGCTCCGCTACGCGTACGGCCAGGCACCCGCGGACCTGGACGACACGATCGCGCGCCTGGACCTCGTACATTCCCTGGCCACCGAGGCGTACTCCTCCACCGGGCCCGGCACCCCGCCCGACCGCGCCGACCTGGTGCTCGTCCGCCGCGAACTCGCCCTCGACCTCGCCGAACGCTGGCGCACGAACGAGCCCGGCACCCGGCGGTCGGCCGACGCGGACCGGGTCGTCGAACTGCTCGGCCCGATCCTCGGCGGCCCGGACGTGCGCCACCTGCCGGATGCCACCTTGTGCCGGGCGGTGCTGGGTCTCGTCCTCTCGGACCGCTGCCGCTGCCCCGACCACGACAGTCCGGAACGGCTCGCGGACCGCCGCGCCGCCGTCGGACTCCTGCGGTCGGCACACGACTCCGGCGACCTCGACGCGGACCTGCGCCCCGACGTGGCCTTCGACCTCGCGATGCTGTCCTTGCTCGAACTGGGTGACCGCTACGAACAGTCGACCCCTTCGGACACTCAACCTCCGGATCCTGCGGCCGAGTTCGGTGGCGTGCTCGACGTGTTGCGGCCGCTGCTGAGCGACCCCGGCCCCGGGGGCGGCGACGCGGCCGAGCTGGGTGCGGACGCGTGCGACGCGCTCACACAGTACGACTCCGGTCAGCGGGCCCAGTCGATCGCCGTGGACTGGTACCGGACCGCCCTCGCCCATCCCGCGCTGCCCGAGGAGGCCTCCCACCGGATCGCGACCAACCTGGGGCTGGCCCTGGCGGAGCGGTCCGAACGCAATCGCGCGGCCCAGCACCCCGACGACCCGGCACCGGCCCATGACCGCGCCGAGGCGGGGGCCCTGTGGGAGCAGGCACTGACCCGCCTCCCCGGGACCGGCGAGGCGAGGGTGGCGTGTCTGGCCGGGATCGTCGACCTGCTCTGGATCGAGCTGTCGAACGGACTGCTGGACGACGACGGCGTCGACCGGCTCGCGGCCCGCGCACGTGAACTCGCCTCCCTCGTCGCGCCGGACGACACCGACCGGGCCGAACTCGTCCTCAAGACCGCGATCACCCTGAACCAGCGGGCGATCGACCGCGGAACGCCGTACGCGTACGACCTGTCCAACAACGCACTCACGACCGGCACCGCGGACCCGGCCCTGTCGCCCGCCCAGGCCGAGCCCCGCATGGTGGCGGACCTCCGCGAGGCCATCGGGCTGCTGCGCACGGCGACCGGCCTCTACCACCACGAGGACGAACTCCACCTGGCCGCCCAGTGTGTGCTGGGCGTCGCCCTGCTGCTGGACTTCGCCTGCGCGCTGCCGCAGGTCCGGCACGAGTCCCTCCGCGACGCCCTGCGCATCCTGCGCGTCGTCCTGGAACGCGCCCCGGCCGACAGCGAGTTCCGCGACGAGAACCTGCACGCCTCGTTCCGCACCGCGATGCTCTACCGCGTCTGGTACACGGACCCGTTCACCGCGCCCCAGGATTCCGGGAACCGGCCGGTGCCGGACGTCACCGGGTTCCCCACCGTCGAGGACGATCTGCACCTGCTCGCCGGGCTGCTGGACCCGGCCGCCACGGAGCAGGAGCCGTACTTCGTCTTCCTCTCCGTCATGGTGGGCTTCCTGCGCTCACCGGACGGGATGCCGTCGGCGGCGGACTGCCGCGTCTGGTCGGACCGGTTGCGGCGGGCCGCACCGCTGCTCGAACCGGAGGCCTGGGGCCTCAGGGCCGTGATGCTGGCCGTCGCGGGCACCCTGGGGCTCGTCCTGGACCGTTCGGGAGAGGCCGCGCTCACGGACCGGGCCACCACCACGGCGACGCTCCGTCAGGCCCGAGCCCTGCTGCCGCCGGGATCCGCGACGCGCGTGATGATCGACCAGGCGCTGCGGCAAGGGGCGGTGGCCGACTTCCGGACGCTGCTGGGCACGCTGTTCCCGGCCGCCGCACGCCGGCAACGGGCGGACGCGGCGCCGGGGACCCGGCCGGAGAGCCCCGCACCCGGTGCCTCCGGCCCGGCGGAGCCGCAGGAGGACGAGGGTGCGCTCACCCCGCCCACGATCGACCCGGCCGCGACCGTCCTGCTCGGGGACGGCACGCCAGACCCGTTCGCGCTGCCGTCCGGCCGGGTCGCCGAGATCCTCGGCGGCGACGAGGCCCCGGCGAGCGCGGCCGTGGCCGCCGCACGGGCGCTGCTGCACTACCGCCGCTGGCTCCGCGAGCGCGACGGCCAGGACCTGACGAGCGCGATCGCCCTGGTCCGGCGGGCCCTCTCCACCCCGGACACGGCAGGGGACGCGACGGCGGCCACACACGCCACGACCTCGGGCGACGGCAACGGCAACGGCAACGGCAACGGCAACGGCAACGAGCACGGGGCGACAACGGCCTCCCCGGCGCTGGCCGACCGGTGTGCCGAGTTCCTGGCCCATCTCCTCCTCGACCGGCATGTCCTGCTGGGCGACCACGCCGACCTCGACGCCGCCGTGCACGAGTACGACGTGCTGCTCGACCGCACGCCCGAACACCTCGTCCGTCCGCCGCTGCACACCGTGCTGGCCGAGGCCGGGGATCCGCGCGTGCCGCCGCACATCTTCCGCGCCGCGGAGCCGACGGGCGGCCACGCCCCCTTCAGGGGTGAGCTGTTGTCCGCCGCGGGCACGGCGTGGCTGTTGCTCGCGCGGTCCCGTCGGCGGCCCTCCCCGACGCTGGCCGCCGACGCCGTGCGCGCCTGGCAGGAGGCCGGGCGCACGCTGCCCGCGGACCATCCCCGGATGCCGGCGGTCCGTACGGAACTGGCGGCGCACGCCCTGCGCGAGGCACGCGAGACGGGGAACACCGAGGCGGTCGAGGCCGCCGTGGGCGCCCTCGTCGAGGCCGCGACGGCCTGTCCGGCCGGGAGCCCGCACCGCCCCGCGCTGCGTCTGCGCGCCGCGGCGGCCCTCGCGCGGCGCACGACCGTCGCGGGGCAGGCGGCGCCGGACCGGCTCGACGCCCTCGGTCGGGGCATCGCTCTGCTGAGGGGTGCGGCGGCGGAGGGTCCCCACGAGTTCCACGGGTCGCGCGGGCGGTGTCTGTACGGGCTGGGCACCCTGCTGCTCACCCGGCACCTGGAGTCGGGGCGCCGCGAGGAGTTGGAGGAGGCGGTCGCCGTCCTGCGCGAGGCTCGGGTGGTGCTCAACGCGAGCCCGGGTGACCCCTTCGCCATCGCGCTGATCCGGACGATCGCCCTCGCCCATCGCGCCTTCGGCCCGCAGGAGGCCGAACACCGGCGGCAGTCCCGTGAGACGGGCAGATCGGCGCTGACCGCGTACGGCCGCTCCGTGCTGCTGCAGTCCGGCGCGGACCACGGGCTCGAAGCCGCGCGGGCCATCGCGCCGGACATGCTGCGGCTGGTCCGCTGGAGCCTCACCGACGGGCTGCCCGAGGCGGCGTTCGAGGCGCTCGAACTCGGGCGCGGGCTGGTGCTGAACGCGACGACGATGAACGTCACCGTCCCCGACCTGCTGCGCGAAGCCGGTCACACGGAGCTGGCCGACGCCTGGGTGCGGGCCGCCGTCGACAGCGGCCGGCTGAGCGAGGTGCCCGACGATCTGCGGCGGCGCGTCCTGGAGGCGCTGGCGGGCGGCGCCGCCGAGAAACGGCTGCTGTCCGCGCCCCGTCCGGGGGTGCTCGGGCGCACACTGCGCCGGATGGGGACCGACGCCCTGGTCTATCTCGTGCCCGGCGAGGACGGGGCCTGCGGCCACGCGGTGATCGTCACGGCGACCGGAGTGGTCCGTTCGCTGCGGCTGCCCGGGCTGACCTCGGTGCCCACCGGCCCCGTCGGCGCGTACGACGCCGCTCTGCAGGCCTTTCAGGAGGAGGGCCGTCGGGAGCCGCCCGCCCCGCACCACCCACTGGTCATGCACGAACGCCGTCGCAAGGCGCTGCTCCTGCTGGAGGGCAGGTGGCGGTCGGCTCTGGGACGGCTGTGCTCATGGGCCGGGGAAGTCGCGATGGAACCGCTCCTGGCGGCCGCCGAGGCCTGGTGGCCGGGCCGCGTCCCTCGGATCGTCCTCGCGCCCGTGGGCCCCCTCGGCATCGTCCCCTGGCACGCGGCCCGCCGGCCGGTGTCCACGGCCTCGACCCCGGGTGGGCGGGGGGCGGCGAAGGCCGGCCACGCGTGCGAGCGGGCCGTCATCTCGTACTGTGCCAGCGCCCGCCAGCTCATCGAGGTCGCCGACCGCCCCACGGCCGTCATCGGCCGGGGCGCCGTGGCCGTCGTCGTCGACCCGGACGGCTCGCCCACCATGCACCGTGAGGCGGCGCTCGTCGTCTCCCTCCATCCGCGGGTCACCGTGATCGGCGGCATGGGCGGGGGCCCGGGCACCGGCGGGGCGGCGCTGCCGCCGGAGCCGCGGTCGCTCGAACCGTTCCTGCCGGGACGGGGGCCCTCGCCGACCGCGCTGCTGCACGTCAACTGTCACGCGGACACCGGCACGACCTCCAACGACTCCGTCCTCAAACTGGACGCCACGCACACGGTGTCGGTGCAGGACCTGCTGACCGGCGCCGCGGGCCGCGACCCCGCGATGCCCGGTGGCACGGTGCTGCTCGCCAACTGCACGAGCGATCTGACCCTGAGCGACCACGACGAGGCCCTGACCCTGGCGACGGCTTTCCTGGGCGCGGGCGCCACGGCGGTCGTCGGCTCCCGCTGGGCCATCGCGGACGACCCCCGGACGACTCTGCTGGTGCTCCTCGTCCACCACCACATGAAACAGGGCACGCCACCCCGGGACGCGCTACGGGCGGCCCAGTTGTGGATGCTGGACCCCGACCGGGTGCTGCCCGCCGAACTGAGCGCGTGCGAGGCGCTGTTGACGGACACCACGACCGGGCCGCCGGACGAGCTGGAGATCTGGGCGTCGTTCACGCACCACGGTCAGTAG
- a CDS encoding hemerythrin domain-containing protein, producing MGHGGDVIDELTADHGEVEEMFVRIEALPSGDPQRKQHMDQVTIELVRHSVAEEAYLYPAVREHLPDGDAIADRELEDHAEAERTMKALERCEADDPDFDLLATQLMAEIRSHIQDEENNLLPRLRAACSADALNSLGDKVRTAKKTAPTRPHPAAPDTPPANKLLAPGMGLMDRMRDALSGRGKDD from the coding sequence ATGGGACACGGCGGAGATGTCATCGACGAACTGACCGCGGACCACGGGGAAGTGGAGGAGATGTTCGTCCGGATCGAGGCACTGCCCTCCGGTGATCCCCAGCGCAAGCAGCACATGGACCAGGTCACCATCGAGCTGGTGCGTCACTCGGTCGCCGAGGAGGCATACCTCTACCCGGCCGTACGCGAGCACCTGCCGGACGGCGACGCGATCGCCGACCGTGAGCTGGAGGACCACGCCGAGGCCGAGCGCACCATGAAGGCGCTGGAGCGGTGCGAGGCCGACGACCCGGACTTCGACCTGTTGGCCACCCAGCTGATGGCCGAGATCAGGTCGCACATCCAGGACGAGGAGAACAACCTCTTGCCCAGGCTGCGCGCGGCCTGCTCGGCGGACGCCCTGAACAGTCTCGGGGACAAGGTCCGCACGGCCAAGAAGACGGCCCCGACCCGGCCGCACCCGGCGGCCCCGGACACCCCGCCGGCCAACAAGCTGCTCGCCCCCGGAATGGGCCTCATGGACCGCATGCGGGACGCGCTGTCCGGCCGGGGCAAGGACGACTGA
- a CDS encoding DUF3168 domain-containing protein produces MDEYEQQLIAALVSEPQSIREKLAPEDREQLDVLLDLVAEGGSEERLRGISRAVAAHLRAALPGDEGRAVSRRYTSSSLVRRPPHDVLLDRFAPGGTDLPGRGPEGARGSRGAPPGAVRWASARERLLAEPALTETDLTELFGVAADQPGLIRLRAAAGPEQLPAFQFDGEGRPRPLVLAINAMLGAAADPWGVADWWLGPNPWLDAVPATLLGTGLDDQLLAAASVVGEDD; encoded by the coding sequence ATGGACGAGTACGAGCAGCAACTGATCGCCGCGCTCGTGTCGGAACCGCAGTCGATCCGGGAAAAACTCGCCCCGGAGGACCGGGAACAACTCGACGTCCTGCTGGACCTCGTCGCCGAGGGCGGGAGCGAGGAACGGCTGCGGGGGATCAGCCGCGCCGTCGCCGCCCATCTGCGCGCGGCCCTGCCGGGCGACGAGGGGCGGGCGGTGAGCCGGCGCTACACCTCCTCGTCGCTCGTCCGGCGGCCGCCGCACGACGTGCTCCTGGACCGCTTCGCACCGGGCGGGACGGACCTGCCCGGCAGGGGCCCCGAGGGGGCCCGGGGGTCCCGTGGCGCACCGCCGGGCGCCGTGCGGTGGGCTTCGGCGCGCGAGCGGCTGCTGGCCGAACCCGCCCTGACGGAGACGGACCTGACGGAACTCTTCGGCGTCGCGGCCGACCAGCCCGGACTGATCAGGCTCCGCGCGGCCGCGGGGCCCGAGCAACTGCCCGCGTTCCAGTTCGACGGCGAGGGCCGCCCCCGGCCCCTGGTGCTCGCCATCAACGCGATGCTCGGCGCGGCGGCCGACCCGTGGGGGGTGGCCGACTGGTGGCTGGGGCCCAATCCGTGGCTGGACGCCGTGCCGGCGACCCTGCTCGGCACGGGGCTGGACGATCAACTGCTCGCCGCCGCGAGCGTGGTGGGGGAGGACGACTGA
- a CDS encoding GAF and ANTAR domain-containing protein gives MDWDRFAQQMASMARDLLAQPSVDSTLERITASATELVEGCDAAGILVLHGTSAETLAPTDQLVVDSDRLQERLREGPCFDAARDSEGERVFRISDFTAEQPRWSAYAPQARRLGVGSMMGFLLFTEEEDLGALNLYSRRPGAFTEISELAGWLLASHAAVAFSSARTHAQLERAVATRHVIGEAMGILMGSHQLTEEQAFDVLRRFSQEHNIKLREVARRVCEQGSL, from the coding sequence GTGGACTGGGATCGGTTCGCCCAGCAGATGGCGTCGATGGCGCGCGACCTGCTGGCACAGCCTTCGGTCGACTCCACACTGGAGCGGATCACGGCCTCGGCCACCGAACTGGTGGAGGGCTGCGACGCGGCCGGCATCCTCGTGCTGCACGGCACGTCCGCGGAGACTCTCGCTCCCACGGACCAGCTGGTCGTCGACAGCGACCGGCTGCAGGAGCGGCTGCGGGAGGGGCCCTGTTTCGACGCCGCCCGCGATTCGGAGGGCGAGCGGGTCTTCCGTATCTCCGACTTCACCGCCGAGCAGCCGCGCTGGTCGGCCTACGCCCCGCAGGCCCGCCGTCTCGGGGTGGGCAGCATGATGGGCTTCCTGCTCTTCACCGAGGAGGAGGACCTCGGCGCCCTGAATCTCTACTCGCGCAGGCCCGGCGCGTTCACCGAGATCAGCGAGTTGGCCGGCTGGCTGCTGGCCTCGCACGCGGCGGTCGCCTTCTCCAGCGCGCGCACCCATGCCCAGCTGGAGCGGGCCGTCGCCACCCGCCATGTGATCGGCGAGGCCATGGGCATCCTCATGGGCAGCCACCAGCTGACCGAGGAGCAGGCGTTCGACGTACTGCGCCGCTTCTCGCAGGAACACAACATCAAGCTCCGCGAGGTCGCCCGCCGGGTCTGCGAGCAGGGCAGCCTCTGA
- a CDS encoding GNAT family N-acetyltransferase — MRPVSESLRARIERYYTTVPSRFAEVEEFGPLRLFVRKEPGAPYYGGPGHAQPMVGRAAAIGAADIARVRARQRELGVPEAFEWLAESAPALRTAIEDSGLPVLERPLMALDPSHRVAPHPVPEGVTLRALTADDPVLPAALALPRLAFAEEGTAVGAAGRAELAAVARELIADGTVETVRPVLRAGHKALVAAIAPDGTPLAVGHFHPMDGTTEIGGVGTLPTARRQGLAAAVTAALVAHARDHGVRTVFLAYAEDTVARIYSRLGFRPAGCTLLIADQPARS, encoded by the coding sequence ATGCGGCCCGTGAGCGAATCGTTGCGGGCCCGTATCGAGCGGTACTACACCACCGTGCCGTCGCGGTTCGCGGAGGTCGAGGAGTTCGGGCCGCTGCGGCTCTTCGTACGCAAGGAGCCGGGCGCTCCCTACTACGGCGGGCCCGGTCACGCCCAGCCCATGGTGGGAAGGGCCGCGGCGATCGGTGCCGCCGACATCGCACGGGTCCGGGCCCGACAGCGTGAACTCGGCGTCCCGGAGGCGTTCGAGTGGCTGGCCGAGTCGGCGCCGGCGCTGCGGACCGCGATCGAGGACTCCGGACTGCCGGTGCTGGAACGCCCCTTGATGGCGTTGGACCCGTCCCACCGAGTCGCCCCGCACCCGGTGCCGGAAGGTGTGACCCTCCGGGCGCTGACCGCCGACGATCCCGTGCTGCCCGCGGCCCTCGCCCTGCCGCGGCTGGCCTTCGCGGAGGAGGGCACCGCCGTCGGCGCGGCCGGCCGAGCGGAGTTGGCGGCGGTGGCCCGGGAACTGATCGCGGACGGCACCGTGGAGACGGTCCGCCCCGTGCTCCGCGCCGGGCACAAGGCGCTCGTCGCCGCCATCGCCCCGGACGGTACGCCGCTGGCCGTCGGCCACTTCCATCCGATGGACGGCACCACCGAGATCGGCGGCGTCGGCACCCTGCCCACCGCCCGCCGGCAGGGCCTGGCCGCAGCCGTCACGGCGGCCCTGGTCGCACACGCCCGCGACCACGGGGTGCGCACCGTCTTCCTCGCCTACGCCGAGGACACCGTGGCCCGCATCTACTCCCGTCTGGGCTTCCGCCCCGCCGGTTGCACCCTGCTGATCGCCGACCAGCCCGCCCGGTCGTAG